One region of Mangifera indica cultivar Alphonso chromosome 3, CATAS_Mindica_2.1, whole genome shotgun sequence genomic DNA includes:
- the LOC123210046 gene encoding beta-galactosidase 9-like isoform X2 codes for MNYYMYFGGTNFGRTSGGPFYVTSYDYDAPLDEYGLLSQPKWGHLKDLHTAIKLCEPSLVAADSAQYIKLGPKQEAHVYRANILSEGLNSTQVGSQSVCSAFLANIDEHNSASVTFLGQSYALPPWSVSILPNCRNTVFNTAKVTTQTSIKTAEFSLPHSRDLSILQKFVTSSEGSSVSKSWMTVKEPISLWSENSFTIQGILEHLNVTKDSSDYLWYMTRIYVSDDDISFWKENSISPAVTIDGMRDVLRVFINGQLTGSVIGGWVKVVLPVQFQPGYNDLMLLTQTVGLQNYGAFLEKDGAGFRGQIKLTGFKNRDIDLSKLLWTYQIGLKGEYQKIYSIEENEKAEWTDLTPAAIPSTFTWYKTNFDAPLGVDPVALDLSSMGKGQAWVNGKHIGRYWTQVAPTDGCRPCDYCGAYNSDKCTTNCGNATQTWYHVPRSWLQESHNLLVIFEETGGNPFEISVKLHTTGVVCAQVSESHYPPVRNWSSSDFIDGKTSMNGMTPEMHLHCEDGHVISSIEFASYGSPQGSCQNFSRGNCHAPKSLSLLSETCQGRNSCFLGISNAVFGGDPCRGIVKTLAVQARCTPSSNFRFAQL; via the exons atgaattattatatg TATTTTGGTGGAACAAATTTTGGTCGAACTTCTGGAGGCCCATTCTATGTTACAAGTTATGATTATGATGCTCCACTTGATGAATATG GTCTTCTGAGTCAGCCTAAATGGGGACATTTGAAGGATCTTCATACTGCTATAAAGCTTTGTGAACCTTCTCTAGTTGCTGCCGATTCAGCTCAGTATATAAAATTGGGACCAAAGCAAGAG GCACATGTATACCGTGCAAATATTCTTAGTGAAGGCTTGAACTCAACTCAGGTTGGAAGTCAAAGTGTCTGCTCTGCATTTCTTGCTAATATCGATGAACATAATTCAGCTTCTGTGACATTTCTTGGTCAATCTTATGCTTTACCACCATGGTCAGTGAGCATACTACCCAACTGCAGGAACACTGTGTTCAACACCGCGAAG GTCACCACACAAACTTCCATCAAGACTGCAGAGTTTTCTTTGCCTCATTCACGAGATCTGTCTATACTTCAAAAATTTGTGACCAGTAGTGAAGGTTCCTCTGTGTCAAAATCCTGGATGACTGTAAAAGAACCTATTAGCCTTTGGAGTGAGAACAGCTTCACCATCCAAGGAATATTGGAGCATTTGAATGTGACAAAGGACTCTTCTGATTATCTATGGTATATGACCAG AATCTATGTTTCcgatgatgacatatcattttgGAAGGAAAATAGTATTAGTCCAGCTGTAACAATAGATGGCATGCGTGATGTGTTGCGTGTATTCATTAATGGCCAGCTTACAG GTAGTGTGATTGGTGGTTGGGTTAAGGTGGTGTTACCAGTTCAGTTTCAGCCAGGATACAATGATTTGATGTTGTTAACTCAGACTGTAGGCTTACAG AATTATGGGGCCTTCCTTGAGAAAGATGGGGCAGGATTCAGAGGCCAAATTAAGCTTACTGGATTTAAAAACAGGGATATAGACCTCTCAAAGTTATTGTGGACCTACCAG ATCGGGCTTAAGGGTGAATACCAGAAGATATACAGtatagaagaaaatgaaaaggcaGAATGGACTGATCTCACACCTGCTGCTATTCCATCCACCTTTACTTGGTACAAG ACAAACTTTGATGCTCCTCTTGGTGTAGACCCAGTTGCTCTTGATTTGAGTAGCATGGGAAAGGGCCAGGCTTGGGTCAATGGCAAACATATAGGAAGATACTGGACACAGGTTGCCCCAACTGATGGATGTCGTCCATGTGATTATTGCGGGGCCTACAATTCTGACAAGTGTACTACAAACTGTGGGAATGCTACTCAAACATG GTACCATGTACCAAGGTCATGGTTGCAGGAATCACATAATTTACTTGTCATCTTTGAGGAAACAGGAGGGAATCCATTTGAGATTTCAGTCAAGTTACATACAACAGGAGTTGTATGTGCACAAGTGTCAGAGTCCCACTACCCACCTGTCCGGAACTGGTCCAGTTCAGATTTTATTGATGGAAAAACATCAATGAATGGCATGACACCAGAAATGCATTTGCATTGTGAAGATGGGCATGTAATCTCCTCCATTGAATTTGCTAGCTATGGCTCTCCTCAAGGTAGCTGCCAGAATTTTTCTAGAGGCAACTGTCATGCACCCAAGTCATTGTCATTGTTGTCCGAG ACTTGCCAAGGAAGAAATAGCTGCTTTCTTGGTATTTCTAATGCTGTATTTGGAGGTGATCCATGCAGGGGCATTGTGAAGACATTAGCTGTTCAAGCCAGGTGCACCCCTTCATCAAATTTTCGTTTTGCCCAGCTTTGA
- the LOC123212532 gene encoding RPM1-interacting protein 4-like, whose product MAQRLPVPKFGCWENADVPYTDYFEKAVISKSAKTISNKTIGSLDRSSNNLSTAQAPPIKSGSQKGQEAVRKKHVHGSSPENGNRRRPSESLLRHDPANRKVASGLPLHRDRSAISNDSPKKAIQQSVGSDCRIEHSHLPQNHQERVGGKGSGKSRPSLPRKSSTEGSNNFSPSTPGRPRMRSVTQGSDIRNRSAAVPKFGDWDESNPASADGFTDAFNKVREEKLNGNGMVSVATTPKQHKETPMRCCFFPWCK is encoded by the exons ATGGCA CAACGTTTACCAGTGCCCAAGTTTGGCTGTTGGGAAAATGCAGACGTCCCTTACACAGACTACTTTGAGAAGGCTGTGATTAGTAAAAGTGCGAAGACAATTTCAAATAAGACCATTGGAAGTTTAGACAGGTcttctaataatttatctacTGCCCAAGCTCCTCCTATCAAATCAGGATCACAAAAGGGACAAGAGGCAGTAAGGAAAAAGCATGTGCATGGCTCAAGTCCAGAGAATGGTAATAGACGAAGGCCATCTGAATCTCTGCTGCGACATGACCCTGCAAACCGGAAAGTTGCCAGTGGCTTACCTCTTCACCGTGATCGCAGTGCAATCTCCAATGATAGCCCTAAAAAGGCTATACAGCAGAGTGTAGGTTCTGATTGCAGAATTGAACACTCACACTTACCTCAAAATCATCAAGAAAGGGTCGGAGGAAAAGGCAGTGGAAAATCTCGTCCCTCGTTGCCAAGAAAGAGTTCAACAGAAGGTAGCAACAACTTCTCTCCCTCAACTCCTGGAAGACCCCGGATGCGATCAGTTACTCAAGGCAGTGACATT CGTAATCGCAGTGCTGCTGTTCCGAAATTTGGTGATTGGGATGAGTCCAATCCAGCATCAGCAGATGGATTCACCGATGCCTTCAACAAAGTGAGAGAAGAGAAGCTGAATGGAAATGGAATGGTATCAGTTGCTACAACGCCGAAGCAGCACAAGGAGACACCCATG AGATGTTGCTTCTTTCCATGGTGCAAGTAA
- the LOC123210046 gene encoding beta-galactosidase 9-like isoform X1 has product MQRFVKKIVDLMREEKLFSWQGGPIIMLQIENEYGNIECSFGQRGKDYVKWVANMALGLGAGVPWVMCRQTDAPENIIDACNGYYCDGFKPNSNKKQILWTENWDGWFATWGGRLPHRPTEDLAFAVARFFQRGGSFMNYYMYFGGTNFGRTSGGPFYVTSYDYDAPLDEYGLLSQPKWGHLKDLHTAIKLCEPSLVAADSAQYIKLGPKQEAHVYRANILSEGLNSTQVGSQSVCSAFLANIDEHNSASVTFLGQSYALPPWSVSILPNCRNTVFNTAKVTTQTSIKTAEFSLPHSRDLSILQKFVTSSEGSSVSKSWMTVKEPISLWSENSFTIQGILEHLNVTKDSSDYLWYMTRIYVSDDDISFWKENSISPAVTIDGMRDVLRVFINGQLTGSVIGGWVKVVLPVQFQPGYNDLMLLTQTVGLQNYGAFLEKDGAGFRGQIKLTGFKNRDIDLSKLLWTYQIGLKGEYQKIYSIEENEKAEWTDLTPAAIPSTFTWYKTNFDAPLGVDPVALDLSSMGKGQAWVNGKHIGRYWTQVAPTDGCRPCDYCGAYNSDKCTTNCGNATQTWYHVPRSWLQESHNLLVIFEETGGNPFEISVKLHTTGVVCAQVSESHYPPVRNWSSSDFIDGKTSMNGMTPEMHLHCEDGHVISSIEFASYGSPQGSCQNFSRGNCHAPKSLSLLSETCQGRNSCFLGISNAVFGGDPCRGIVKTLAVQARCTPSSNFRFAQL; this is encoded by the exons ATGCAACGGTTTGTTAAGAAGATTGTGGATCTGATGCGAGAGGAAAAGCTGTTCTCCTGGCAAGGTGGTCCAATCATTATGTTGCAG ATTGAGAATGAATATGGAAATATAGAATGCTCGTTTGGCCAGCGAGGGAAGGACTATGTTAAATGGGTTGCTAATATGGCCCTTGGGCTTGGTGCTGGAGTTCCATGGGTGATGTGCCGGCAAACTGATGCTCCGGAAAATATC ATTGATGCTTGTAATGGATACTATTGTGATGGTTTCAAGCCAAACtccaataaaaaacaaatactaTGGACAGAGAATTGGGATGGATG GTTTGCGACATGGGGTGGAAGGTTGCCTCATAGGCCTACTGAAGATCTTGCTTTTGCAGTTGCACGCTTTTTTCAACGAGGAGGAAGctttatgaattattatatg TATTTTGGTGGAACAAATTTTGGTCGAACTTCTGGAGGCCCATTCTATGTTACAAGTTATGATTATGATGCTCCACTTGATGAATATG GTCTTCTGAGTCAGCCTAAATGGGGACATTTGAAGGATCTTCATACTGCTATAAAGCTTTGTGAACCTTCTCTAGTTGCTGCCGATTCAGCTCAGTATATAAAATTGGGACCAAAGCAAGAG GCACATGTATACCGTGCAAATATTCTTAGTGAAGGCTTGAACTCAACTCAGGTTGGAAGTCAAAGTGTCTGCTCTGCATTTCTTGCTAATATCGATGAACATAATTCAGCTTCTGTGACATTTCTTGGTCAATCTTATGCTTTACCACCATGGTCAGTGAGCATACTACCCAACTGCAGGAACACTGTGTTCAACACCGCGAAG GTCACCACACAAACTTCCATCAAGACTGCAGAGTTTTCTTTGCCTCATTCACGAGATCTGTCTATACTTCAAAAATTTGTGACCAGTAGTGAAGGTTCCTCTGTGTCAAAATCCTGGATGACTGTAAAAGAACCTATTAGCCTTTGGAGTGAGAACAGCTTCACCATCCAAGGAATATTGGAGCATTTGAATGTGACAAAGGACTCTTCTGATTATCTATGGTATATGACCAG AATCTATGTTTCcgatgatgacatatcattttgGAAGGAAAATAGTATTAGTCCAGCTGTAACAATAGATGGCATGCGTGATGTGTTGCGTGTATTCATTAATGGCCAGCTTACAG GTAGTGTGATTGGTGGTTGGGTTAAGGTGGTGTTACCAGTTCAGTTTCAGCCAGGATACAATGATTTGATGTTGTTAACTCAGACTGTAGGCTTACAG AATTATGGGGCCTTCCTTGAGAAAGATGGGGCAGGATTCAGAGGCCAAATTAAGCTTACTGGATTTAAAAACAGGGATATAGACCTCTCAAAGTTATTGTGGACCTACCAG ATCGGGCTTAAGGGTGAATACCAGAAGATATACAGtatagaagaaaatgaaaaggcaGAATGGACTGATCTCACACCTGCTGCTATTCCATCCACCTTTACTTGGTACAAG ACAAACTTTGATGCTCCTCTTGGTGTAGACCCAGTTGCTCTTGATTTGAGTAGCATGGGAAAGGGCCAGGCTTGGGTCAATGGCAAACATATAGGAAGATACTGGACACAGGTTGCCCCAACTGATGGATGTCGTCCATGTGATTATTGCGGGGCCTACAATTCTGACAAGTGTACTACAAACTGTGGGAATGCTACTCAAACATG GTACCATGTACCAAGGTCATGGTTGCAGGAATCACATAATTTACTTGTCATCTTTGAGGAAACAGGAGGGAATCCATTTGAGATTTCAGTCAAGTTACATACAACAGGAGTTGTATGTGCACAAGTGTCAGAGTCCCACTACCCACCTGTCCGGAACTGGTCCAGTTCAGATTTTATTGATGGAAAAACATCAATGAATGGCATGACACCAGAAATGCATTTGCATTGTGAAGATGGGCATGTAATCTCCTCCATTGAATTTGCTAGCTATGGCTCTCCTCAAGGTAGCTGCCAGAATTTTTCTAGAGGCAACTGTCATGCACCCAAGTCATTGTCATTGTTGTCCGAG ACTTGCCAAGGAAGAAATAGCTGCTTTCTTGGTATTTCTAATGCTGTATTTGGAGGTGATCCATGCAGGGGCATTGTGAAGACATTAGCTGTTCAAGCCAGGTGCACCCCTTCATCAAATTTTCGTTTTGCCCAGCTTTGA